From the genome of Thermus albus:
ACCTCCTTTCCTGGAAGGGAAGGTAGTTCGCCCACGCTTTGGGGTTTCCATTCCCCCACCAGGTTGGCCAGGGCGGCCAAGGCGCTATCCCGCCCCCTTTGGGCCAGCTCCAGGTTCTTCCTGGCTTCCAGGAGGCGGTTTTGCGCCTCCAGGAGGTCCAGGCTGGTGGCGCCACCCCCTTTGAGGCGGATCTCCGTGGCCTTAAGCCCCAGCTCGGCCACCTCCACCGCCTTTTCCGCCAAGCCCACCTGCAGGAGGGCCTCAAAGGCCTGGGTATAGGCGGAAACGATCTCGCTTTCCGCCTGGGCCAGGGCTCGTTTGAGCCGGGCCTCGGCCAAATCCCTGGCCTGGCGTGCTTGCAGCTCGGCCAGGGCGGTGCGCAAGGGGTCCTGGAGGGTGCGCTCCAGGTCTTTCTGCCGGGTTGCGGATTCCAGCCGGGCTGTGACCACCGCCGCCACCTCCGGGGCCTTCTTCAGGGCCTCGGGGAGGGGTTGGGCTAGGCTAGGGGCCAGGAGAAAAAGGAGGGCTAGGGCACTTTTTTTCATGGGGTTACCTCCGGTAGGAGTTCGCCGTAAAACTGGTAAAGCTCCATCCACTTGCTTCGCAGATCGCTTTCCGCCTGGGCCAGGGCCAGTTCCGCTTGCAGAAGGGAAAGCTCCGCCTGCAGCAGGGCTAGGGGACTTTCCAGGCCCAGCTCCAGGCGCCTTTTCGTTTCCGCCAAGGCCCTTTCCTGGGCACCGTGGCGGAGGCGGGCCAGTTCCAGGGCCATCCTCGTGGCCTTAAGGGAGTTCTCCAGGGTTTCCCCCTGGAGCCGGGCCTGCATCTCGGCCCCTTTCAGGGCTTCCTCTGCTCCCCGCACCTGGGCCTCGGCCGCCTCGAGGGCCGCGAAAAGGCCAGGGGTGAGGGTTAGGGAAAGGGAAAGCCGAAGCTCCTCGGCGATGCGGTAGCTGCCGCCGGGCAGGCTGGTGGGTCGTTGCCCCGGGTCCTGCCGGGTGTAGGCCAGGGTGGGTTGCAGGGTCCGGCTGGAAAGGCTTAGGGTCAGGGTGTCGTTTCCACTTGGGTAGAGGAGGTAGCTGGCCTTGACCTCGGGGAAGAGGGCGCGAAAGGAGGCGGAGTAGGCGATCCTGGCCTCCTCGAGGCTCAGGCGGGCTTCTTCCAGGACCAGGGGGGTGGTGCCCTGAGGTGGGGGGATCTCGGGGAGGGGCTTGGTGAGGTCCACCAGGCCCTCTGCCCCTTTTCTGGCCAGCTCCACGCTCCTTTGGGCTTCCAGGAGACGGTTTTCTGCTTCCTTCAGGGCCAGTTCCGCCTCCCGGAGTTCCTTGGGGTTGGCCTGGCGCTTCCTGGCCGCCTCGAGGGCCGCCTGGGCCAGCTCCCACCCTTTTTGCGCCAGTTTTTCCCCCAAGAGGGCCAGCTGGTAACGACCGTATGCGGCCACCGCCTGGGCCTGAAGGGCGGTGAGGGCCTTGCGGTAAGCGAGCTCCGCCCGCCGGTAGGCGATCCTAGCCCGCTTTTGGGCGTCTTGGGTGTCGCCATAGGGGAAGGGGGTGAGGACCAGGGCCAGGGTGAGGCTCCCGGCGGTGCCGGGCAGGCTTGAGCACAGGGAGGAAGGGGTGCACTCGTAGCCCAGCCGGGCGTAGTTCCCCTGGAGGTTCAGGGCCAGGGGGTAGGATTGGGCCTCCAAGCCCTTGGCGGCAGCGTCCAGAAGCGCCTGGGCCTGGAGGGCTAGGGGGTGGTTTCGCAAGGGGGCTAGGGCGCCTTGGGCTAAGGCGGGAAGGAAGAGGAGGAATAGGCTCAGGAGCCTAGGCACCTTCCACCTCCGTGAGTTTGCGCAGCAGGTTGCGGAAGAGGTTCAGTTCCTCCGGGGAAAGGCGGGCCAGGTGCTGGCCATAGGCCCTTAGCCAGGCCTCTTGCAGGCGCTTTTGCACCGCCTCCCCCTTGGGGGTGAGGCGCAGAAGCACCCTACGGCGGTCCTCGGGGTCGGGCTGGCGCCTGAGGAGGCCGGCTTCTTCCATGGAGGCCAGGAGGTGGGAGACCTGGGAGGGAAGGACCTCGAGGTGCTCCGCCAAACGGGAGGGAAGCTGGATCCCTTCCTTAACCAGGCGGAGCACCTCCGCCTGGAGGAGGGAGAGGCCTTCTTGGGTGAAGGTTTCCTTGGCGCGGGCAAGGAGAAGGCGCATCAAGGTGTAGCCCAGCCGGGAAAGCTCTTCCACCAGGGGGGCAGGAGGACCATTCATACCTTTCAACTATACACGGAAATCAATAAAAACCTAGGCCTGCCCCACACTTTCCCATGGTGTACAATGGCGGAAGGTGATATGGACAGACCTCCCAGTCGGTGGCTCTTCTTCCTGCCCTTCGGTAGCGTAGCCCTGGCCCAGTCCCAAACCCCAAGCCCTGGGGACCTTTTTCTTTTGGTCCTTCTCCTGGCCCTTTCCGCCTTCTTCTCCGCCAGCGAAACGGCTCTCACCACCCTTTACCCCTGGAAGGTAAGGGAGCTTGCGGAAACCCAAGGGGGGCCCTTCCGGCTCCTTTCCCAGGACATCACCCGTTTCCTCACCACCATTTTGGTGGGCAACAACCTGGTGAACATCGCCGCCACCGCCTTGGTGACGGACCTGGCCACCCAGGCCTTCGGTTCCCTGGGGGTGGGGGTGGCCACCGGGGCCATGACCTTCCTCATCCTGTTCTTTGGGGAGATCACCCCCAAGTCCATCGCCGTCCACCATGCCGTTCCCTTGGCCCGGGTGGCCGCCTGGCCCATCTACCTTTTCTCCATCCTCCTCTACCCGGTGGGCCGGTTCTTCAGCCTGGTTTCGGGTCTTGTCCTCAGGGTGTTGGGCCTCGAGCCCCGGGATACGCCTTTGGTTTCCGAGCACGAGCTTAAGCTCATCCTGGCCGGGGCGGAGGAATCGGGAACCATTGAGGCCCAGGAGGAGGAGATGATCCACTCCATCCTGGAGCTGGAGGAAACCCCGGTGCGGGAGATCATGACCCCCCGGGTGGAGATGGTGGCCATCGAGGCCGAGGCCAACCTGGAGGAGTTCCTCCACCTCTTCCGTGAGCACCGCTACAGCCGGGTCCCCGTCTATAAGGAAAGCGTGGACCACATCGTGGGCGTGGCCTACGCCAAGGACCTCCTGGACTACTACTGCGAGGAGGACCTTAGGGGGCGTACCGTGGCCTCCATTGCCCACCCTCCCTATTTCGTTCCCGAGAACATGGATGCCTGGACGCTTCTCCGGGAGCTTCGCCGGCGCAAGGTGCACATGGCCATCGTGGTGGACGAGTTCGGGGGTACGGCAGGCCTGGTCACCATGGAGGACGTGATGGAGGAGATCGTGGGGGAGATCTACGACGAAACCGACGAGCCGGAGGATGCGGCCATCCGCCGCCTTCCCGACGGCTCCCTTTCCATCCAGGCCCAAACCCCCGTGGACGAGGTTTCCGAGGCCCTGGGGGTGGAGCTTCCCGAAGGGGAGTACGACACCCTTTCCGGCTTCCTCTACGAGCAGTTTGGCCGCATCCCCAGCGTGGGGGAGAGCGTAGAGTGGCAGGGGTTCCGCTTTGTGGTGGAAAGCGCCGACCAGCGCCGCATAGAACGGGTGCGGGTGGAAAGGCTGGTGGAGCATGGAGAGGGTTAGGGAGGTTCTCGTAGCCCACCTGGAAAGGGCCTACGCTCCCTACTCCCACTTTCCCGTGGTGGCCTTGGTGGAGGCGGAAGGGGAGAGCTTTCTTGGGGTCAACGTGGAAAACGCCTCCTTTCCCCTCTCCCAGTGTGCGGAAAGGAATGCGGTGGCGGCCATGGTCCTGGCGGGGAAAAGGCGCATAGACCGGGTGCACGTCTATAGCCCCAAAGGGCCCATCCCCCCTTGCGGGGGGTGCCGCCAGGTGCTCTTGGAGTTTGGCACCCCCGGGACCGAGGTGGTGATGCACGGGCCCGAGGGCTATGTGGTGAAGACCCTGGGGGAGCTTCTGCCCTTGGGCTTCAAGCTCTAAAGGGGCAGGACCAGCTGCTGGCGGAAGAAACCTGGGACCTCGAGGGTAAGCTCTAGTCTTCCCGCGCCCCTTTCCAGACCCGGCCTGAAGCCCACCACCTGGAGCCTCCCTTCCCCTTTCGCTGGCAGGTCTACCTGGACCCGGAAGCTTTGCCCCAGGAGGACCAGATTCCCTTCCACTTTGAGGGGAAGGGGATTGGGGTTTTCCAAGAAGAAGTTCACCCCTGCCCGGCGCACCCTAAGGGGTTCCAAGGGAAAGGCCAGCCGGGTGCGGAAGAAGGTGAGGGCTTGGCCTAGGGTGCGGCCCTCCAGGGCCACCTCCACCCCCTCCCGGGAAAGGAGGGCCTGGGCCGTGGACAAGGCCCCCTTGGGGGTAAGCCGAACGGGGAGGACCTCCTCTTTCCTTCCGGGGGGTAGGCTGAGGTCCAGGGGCACCGTCACCTCCCCCACCCGGAGCCGGGTGCCGAAGGTGGCAAGGGGCAGGGGGAAGGGATTGGGGTTTTGGAACCCCACCCTTACCCCCAGGAGGAGGGCGGGTTCCGGGCTAAGCTCAAAACCCCGGATCTCCGCTCCTAGGAAACGGGCTTCCGGGGTAAGGGCTTGGGGTGCGCAGGCAGCCAGAAAGCTTAGCGCCAAGGCTAGCAGGGAAGCCTTTCTCATAGGATCCACCCCTCTTCCTTTAGCCTATCCAGAACCGGAAGGAATCTGGGCCAAAGGGGGCTTTCCGTGGGATAGGGGGGCCTGGGGTACCCTGCAGGCAGGCCCAGGTGGCGTAGGGCCTGCTTGAGGAGGGGTACCCCTCCCTGGGAGAGGAGGTTCCCTAAGGGGAAGAGCCCTTTTTGCAGGGCCTGGGCCTTCGCCAACTGTCCGCTGCGGAAGGCTTCCACGAGGGCCCGGTAGGCCCTAGGGGCCAGGTTGGCCGCGGCCAGGATGCCCCCTTCGGCTCCCAGGGCCAAAGCCCCCAGGAAGGTGGGGGCGTGGCCGGTGAAGACCCGGAAATCCCTCAGGTGGGCCTGGTAAAAGGCCAGACGGGAGAGGTCCCCGCTGGAGTCCTTGATCCCAAGGATCCGGGGGTGCTGGGCCAGGCTCTCCACCGCGGCAAGGGGGAGGTCCACCTTGGTGTTCTGGGGCACGTGGTAAAGGAACACGGGCATCCTCTCCGCCAGGGCCTGGTAGTAGGCCACCAGCCCCTGGCCCAGGCTGGCGTGGTAGTACCGGGGTGGGGTGGCTAAGAGGGCCATGGCCCCCGCTTCCTGGGCCTCGAGGAGGGCCCGCTCCGCCTGGGGTAGGGTTTCCTCCATGAGGCCCACCAGGAAGGGTTTCCGGGGCTTTAGGGCCCGGAGCCCCCTGGCCCTTTCCTCCGGGGTCAGGTGGACGCCTTCCCCGTTGGAGCCGTAGATGAGGAACCCATCCACCAAGGGTTCTAGGGCTTCCGCCAGTGGGCGAAAGGCCTCCGCATCCAGGCGGCCCTCCCGGTCAAAGGGGGTGGGGATGGGGGGAAGGATCATGCGGGCCTCCTTAGGCTAAGGACCAGCGCCAGGAGGTGGAGCCCATAGGCCAGGATCAGGAAGGTGGGCGTCTGGCCCTCCAGCACGGCAAAAAGCCCGTAGGCGGCCAGGAGGAGGAGGACAAGGCCCAGCCCGGAGGAGAACCCCAGACTTCCCGGCACCAGAAGGCGTACCCCCAGGGCCCAGGAGAGGGGGACCGGGGCCCTGCGCCGGGGCAGCAGGAAGGTGAGGAGGTGGTAGAGGAGGAGGAGGCCAAAGCCAGCGAAGATCCAGGGCTTCGTCCTTTCGGGAAGGGGGATGCCCAGGCGCAAAAACCCCCGGAGCGGATCCTCTTGGAGGCGCCTGAGCTCCACCTGGAGGAGGGCCAGGTAAAGGGTCCGGAAGGTGGGGCCTGGCTCCCTGGCTCCCCAGGGGTCCTGGCCCAGGTGCAAGGCGGTGCGGATGGGGCCCTCGAGGGGAGCCTGGCGGTAGGCTTGGGCCAAGGAGGCCTCGTCCCCCCTGAGGGCCAAGGCGAAGGGCAAGGAGGCTTCCTTCAGGAGGCCCAGGGCCTCCTTAGGGGCCTCCGTCAGAAGGGCGTAGCCCAGAAGGGCCTTGGCCTCAGGGGTAGGGGGCAGGGTGCGGAGCCAGTCCTGGGCTTTTTGGGTGCGGAGGGTCCCCTGGTCCAAGGGGGGGGCGAAAAGCTCCCCCCGCACCCGGGCGTCCAGTCCCTGCAGGAGGAGGCCCAGGCCAAGGGCTAGGAAGAGGGCCAGGGCCAGCACCCGTTCCCCCAGGCTGGCGTAGGCCAGGTGGAGGTGCCTGAAGCGTAGGAGTGGGTGCTTCCAGAATCCGCCCAGGTAGCCGCCAAGGGGCTTCAGGTCCTTTAACTGGGCAGGTAGGTAGAAGAGGAAGAGGTAGAGCATGAGGGCCAGGTATGCCAGGCCCAGGGTCCAAAGGGCAGGGGGAAGCAGGGTAAGCTGCGGGGGAAGCCAGGCTCTTAGGAGTTTCTCTGCTTCGCGGAAGCGCAAGGCCTGGGCAGGGTACCCCTGGGCCTCGAGGTACAGGGCCGTTTCCCTAAAAAAGGCCAACGAGCCGGGGAAAAGGGGAGTGTAGCGGAGAAGGGTCTGGGCCAGGAGAAGGGCCTTTTCGGGATCCTTCTGCCGTAAAGAGCGGGAGGCCTCGGCCATGCGGGCCACCTCCGCCTGGCCGAAGAGGAGTTCCGGCCTGTGGCCCCGGGCCAGGAGGTCCTGGCCATAGGCCTCCAGGTCCTCCGGGGTGAGGGTGGCGGGGTCTTGGGTCCAGTAGGCGAAGTAAGGCCAAGGCTTAGGCGGGTTGAGGGCCTGGAGGAGGGAGCCTAGGGTTTGTAGGTCCTCCCCATGGCCCTCAAAGGGCAGCCGCGGGAAGGGGATGGGCAGGACCCAGTCCCCCTGTAGGAGGACCTCGGGGCCTGGGCGGAGGGCCAGGATGCGGGCCGGGGCGAAGTGGAAGGACAGGGTTTCCCCCTTGAGGCTGGTTTCCACCACCAAAAGCCCCTGGGCCACGAACACCTTATCCCCCTGGACCAAGGGGCCCAACCAGTCCCCCGGGGGCAGGGCTAGGAGGCCCCAGGGGAGCTTAAGGCCTTCCTGGGTCAGCTCAGGGGTGGTGGGGGCAAGGGCGGTGAAGCGGGCTTCCAAGGCACCGGCGGGAAGGGAAAGTCGGACGCGGTATTCCCCGGGGGCCTTGGGGCTTAGCTCTAGCTGGAACCTTCCCTTCTGGACCTCCACCTCCAGGGTCTGCTGCCCTTCTGGTCCCTCCAGCACCAGGGGGAAGCGCCCCTCGGGCAGGTCCCTACCCTCCAGGACCACGGACCGCCCCACCTGGACCTCCTTCGGGACCCCCAGGCTTTGGCCCAGAACCGGGAGCCCCACGGCCAAGAGGAGGCCGATGGCCCGGGTCAGGAACGTGCGCATGGGGTTATTCTACAAGCATGGGTCTTTTAGACATGGTCGGCCCGGTGATGGTGGGGCCTTCCTCCAGCCACACCGCCGGGGCCTGCCGCCTGGCCCTTTTGGCCCGCCACCTCTTGGGGGAAAGGCCCAGGCGGGTGGAGTTTGGCCTGCACGGTTCCTTTGCCAAAACGGGAAAGGGCCACGGCACCCACCTGGCCCTGGTGGCAGGGGTCTTGGGCTTCAAGCCCGACGACGAAAGGCTTAAGGAAAGCTTGAGCCTGGCGGAAGGGGAAGGGGTGGAAGTGGTCTTCAAGGAGGTGGAGCTAGGGGATGTGCACCCCAACACCGTGCGCATGGTCCTAGAGGGGGAGAGGGAGCGCATCACCGTTACGGGTAGTTCCCTGGGAGGGGGGTTGGTGCGCATCTTTGACCTGGATGGCTTTGAGGTGCGTATCACTGGGGCCGCTCCCACCTTGGTCATCCGCAACGTGGATACCCCGGGCGTGGTGGCCCGGGTGGCCCGGATCCTGGCCGATGACGAGGTCAACATCGCCTACCTCACGGTAAGCCGCAAGAAGCGGGGTGGGGAGGCCATGATGAGCCTGGAGGTGGACCGGCCCCTTTCCGAGGTTCCCCTGAGGTACCTGGAGCACCTCTCCTACATCCTCTGGGTGCGGCAGATTCCTCCGGTTATGGACTAAAGCTCCCTGGCGGAGGGGAGTTCCAAGCGCAAACACGCTCCGCCCAAGGGACTTTTGCAGGCTAAGAGCCTCCCCCCGTGGGCCTCGGCCACCCGCTTGGCGGTGTAAAGGCCGAGCCCTGAGCTTCCCCGTATGCCCTGCCCTTGGCGGAAGGGCTGGGCCAGGGCCTCGAGGGGCAGGGGAAGCCCTTCCCCGTCGTCCTCCACCTGCATGGCTCCCTCTTCCACCCGGATGCGCACCTGGGTCTTGGCGTGGCGCAGGGCATTGCCCAGGAGATTGGCCAGGGCCCGTTCCACAAGGAGCCTCTCCCCCCGGGCCACGCCTGCCCCCTCTACCCTCAAGGCGATTCCCCGCCTCTTGGCCTCTTCCCCATACCGCAACAGGAGATCCTCGGCCAAGGCCCTGAGGTTTAGGGTTTCCCGCTGGGGGGGGCGGGCCTCGAGGCGGGAGAGGGCCAGGAGGTTTTCCACCAGGAGGTGGGCCTGGGTCAACTCTCGCCTCAGGGCTAAAAGGAGCTCCACCCGCTTTTCGCGGCCCAGGTGGTCGGCCCTTTCCAGGTACTCCAGGGCGCGGATGGCGGAAAGGAGGGGGGTCTTGAGGTCGTGGGCCAGGGCCCCGTAAAAGGCCTCCCTGGCCTCCATCAGGCGTTGCAGGCGTTGAAGAAGCTCCCCGAAGCGGGTGCGGAGGAGGGCGATCTCCCTGGGCGGAGGTTCCTTGGGGGCAGGAAGCCTCAGCTCGCTCACCGGGCCCTCCTTCAGGGAGAGGTAGGCCAGGGTGCGGGTGAGCTCCTCCAGGGGCCGGAGCAGGCTCCGGGCCAGGAGATACCCCACGGCTCCGGAAACCAGGGCGATGAGGAGAAGCCAGAGCACCAAGGGGAGCCATGGACCATTCCCCATGAGGCCTAGGGTGAGGGCTAGGACCAGGTTGGGCAGAAAGGCTAGAAAGGCGATGACCAGGGCCAGCCTTGCCCTAAGGCTCATTCCTCCCCGCCGAAAGCACCGCCAGGAAGGCCTCCTGGGGAACCTCCACCTTGCCGATGGCCTTGAGCCGCTTCTTTCCTTCCTTTTGTTTTTCCAAAAGCTTCTTCTTCCGGGTTACGTCCCCACCGTAGCATTTGGCCAGCACGTCCTTCCTCAGGGCTTTCACCGTGGCCCGGGCGATGATCTTCCCCCCGATGGCCGCCTGGATGGGCACCTCAAAGAGCTGACGGGGGATGACCTCCGCCAGCTTGTCCACCATGGCCCGGGCCATGGCGTAGGCCTTGTCCCGGTGGGCGATAAAGGTGAGGGCATCCACGGGTTCCCCGTGCACCAGCACGTTGACCTTGACCAGGTCCCCGGGCTGGTAGCCCATCTGCTCGTAGTCCATGGAGGCATAGCCCCGGGAGAGGCTCTTTAGCCGGTCGTGGAAGTCGTAGAGGATCTCGGCAAAGGGCACCTGGTAGACCAGTTCCACCCTCTTGGTTTCTCCGGGAAGATAGGTCATGTTCACCAGGCGCCCCCGCTTTTCCTGCACCAGCTGCATGATGGCTCCCACGTACTCCTCGGGGGTAAAGACGGTGAGCTTCACGTAGGGCTCGAGGATCTCCTCTATCTTCGTGGGGTCGGGGAGGTCGGCTGGGTTTAGCACCTCCATCTCCTCCCCGTCCTTCAGGCGCACCTTGTAGACCACGCTGGGGGCGGTGGCGATGAGCTCCAGTCCGAACTCCCGCTCCAACCTCTCCTGCACGATCTCCGCATGGAGAAGCCCTAGGAAACCGCAGCGGAAGCCAAAGCCCAGGGCGGTGGAGGTCTCCGGCTCAAAGGAAAGGGCGGCGTCGTTGAGCTTAAGCTTTTCCAGGGCGTCCCGCAGCCTGTTATAGTCCCCGGAGTCCACGGGATAAAGCCCGGCGAAGACCACGGGCTTGGCGGGGCGGAAGCCAGGGTAAGGGGCGTCCGTGGGCCTATGGGCGTGGGTGATGGTATCCCCCACCTGGACGTCGTGGATATCCCGGATGGCGGCGACAAGCCAACCCACCTCCCCGGCGGTGAGCTCCTCCACGGAGATGAGCCCTTGGGGGGTGAAGATCCCCACCTTATCCACGGTGAACTCCTTGCCGGTGGAGTAGATGCGGATCCGGTCCCCCGGGCGCACCCGGCCCTCAAACAGGCGGAGGTAGGGGATCACCCCCTGGTAGGCGTCGTAAAGGGAATCAAAGATGAGGGCCTTTAAGGGGGCTTCGGGGTCTCCTTGGGGTGGGGGGATGCGCGTCACGATGGCCTCGAGGATCTCCTCCACCCCTTCCCCGGTTTTCCCCGAGGCGAAGATGGCCTCGTCGGCGGGAAGGCCCAAGACCTCCTCCACCTCTAGGGCCACCTCCAGGGGCCTGGCGTTGGGGAGGTCGATCTTGTTGATGACGGGGATCATCACGTGGCCGTGCTCCAGGGCCATGTAAAACTTGGCCAAGGTTTCGGCCTCCACCCCTTGGCTGGCATCCACCACCAACAAAACCCCTTCCACCGCCGCCAAAGCCCGGGAAACCTCATAGGTGAAATCCACGTGGCCTGGCGTGTCAATGAGGTTAAAGACATAAGCCTGGCCGTCTTTGGCCTGGTACTCCACCCTCACGGCGCTGGCCTTGATGGTGATGCCCCGCTCGCGCTCCAGCTCCAGGGAGTCCAGAAACTGCTCCCGCATCTCCCGTTCGCTCACCGCATGGGTCAGCTGCAGGATGCGGTCCGCCAGGGTGGACTTCCCATGGTCCACGTGAGCGATGATGGAGAAGTTGCGAATGCGCCGGCTATCCATCCCTCTCATCGTCCAGGGTGGAAGGGGCAAAGTCAAGCTGGCTCTCCTGGCGGCTTTTGAAACCATTAGAATGCGGCATGGCCCCTGGGATCTGGGCGGGTCTTGTTGGCCTCTACTGGCGTCTGGCCTTGCTTCCTGCGGTGTGGATCCCCGTTGTGGCCCTCTATGGGGACCGGGTGATGTACTGGGCCACGGCCCTCTACTGGGGGAGCCTTGTTTTCGCCTATACCTTGGGTAAGGTTACCGGTAAGGACCGCCTGGCGGTGGCCTTGCACCTGGGGGTGGCCTTATTGACCTCCCTTATGAGCCTGGTGGCCCCACCGGAGGTGGTGGTACGCGGGCTTTCCGGGGAGGACTGGCGCCTTGGGGTGATGGCTTTTTACACCGTGGGGGCCTATGCCTTCGCCGCCTTTGCCGGCTGGCCCGGGCTTGGGCTGGGATTGGCCTTTGGGCTCCTGGCCCCTTGGCCCCAGGAGGAGACCCGTTTCCTGGTGGCGGCGGGGGGGCTTTTGGCGGGCATCGGGGGCTTGAGCGTGGCGGCCATGATCCAGCGCCTTCAGGCCCTGCAAAGCCTCATCCAGAGTGAGGCCCTCACCGACCCTCTCACGGGCCTGGCCAACCGGCGTTCCTTGGAGCGGGACTTCTCCAGGCTCCAAGCCCTGGCGGCCCGGGAAGGGCTTTCCCTGGTGCTTTCCCTTTGGGACCTGGATAACCTCAAGGCCGTAAACGACCGGGAGGGGCACCAGGCCGGGGATGCCCATCTGCTCCGCTTCGCCCAGATTCTGCGGGAGGAGGTGAGGGAGGGGGATGCCCTGTACCGGGTAGGTGGGGACGAGTTTGTGGGCCTGCACCTGGGCCTAAGGGATGGTGCCTCCTTGGAGGCCCGGGTTCACGCCCGGTTCCCTTCGGTTTCCGTGGGCTTCTGCCCGGTGGAGGGCAGGGAGCTTCTGCAAGCCCTCGAGGCGGCCGATGGGCTCATGTACCTTAAGAAGGAAAAGAGAGGGCGGTTGCCTTAGGGTTTTGCACCGGGTAAACTTTTCCTGGAGGTTCCCTTGGACCTGGATAAACCTGTTCAGGAACTGGCCCGCCGCTTTGCCCGGGAGCGCATCCTTCCCCAGGCCAGGCTCCTGGACCAGGAGGCTCGCTTCCCCTGGCCCCTCTTTCGGGAGGCGGCGGGGCTTGGTTTTCCGGTCCTCTTGGTGCCGGAAGAGCTGGGCGGGGCCGGGCTTGGGCCAAGGGCCTTGGCCCTGGTGGCGGAGGAGCTGGCCTATGCCTGCACTGGGGTAGCGGCGGCCTTGCTCCTCAACAACCTGGTGGCCGACGCCCTCCTCCTCTCCCGAAGCCCCTACGCCCGGGGCTTCCTCCCCCGGCTCAAGGAGGAGGTGGCCTCTTATGCCCTCACCGAACCCCATGCCGGCTCGGACGTGGCCGCCATCCGCACCCGGGCGGAAAAGGTGGCGGGGGGGTACCGCCTCCACGGGCGCAAGACCTGGATCAGCCATGCCCCGGAGGCGGCCTTTTTCGTGGTCTTCGCCAAGGTGGCGGAAGGGCGGGAAGGGATCGCCGCCTTCTTGGTGGAGCGGGGGGTGGGAGTGGAGGTGGGGCCCCCTTTGCCCAAGCTGGGGCAGAGGGCTTCCCCGGCGGCGGAGGTGTACCTGGACGGGGCCTTCGTACCCGAGGAGGGCCTGATCGCCCGGGAAGGCTTTTCCCTGGCCATGCAGGTTTTCAACCGTTCCCGGCCCATGGTGGCCGCCTTGGCGGTGGGGCTTTTGCAAAGGGCCTTGGACGAGGCCTTGGCCTACGCCGCCATGCGGGAGGCCTTTGGCAAACCCCTTTTGGAGCATGAGGGGGTGGGGTTCAAGCTGGCGGAGATGCACATGGACCTGGAGGCCGCCCGCCTCCTCACCCTAAAGGCCGCCGAGCGGGCGGAAGAGGGGGAGGAAAACGCCTTAGAAGCGGCCACGGCCAAGGCCTTCGCCGCCGATGCCGCGGTGCGGGGGGTGTCCGAGGCCCTCCAGGTCTTTGGCGGCAACGGCTACAGCGAGGAGTACCCCTTGGCCAAGCTGTACCGTGACGCCAAGGTGCTCCAGATCTACGAGGGAACCTCCGAGATCCAGAGGCTCATCATCCTACGGGAGCTGGCAAGGAGGCGGATATGGCAGAACCGGTGATCCTCGAGGCGGTGCGTACCCCCATCGGCA
Proteins encoded in this window:
- the lepA gene encoding translation elongation factor 4 produces the protein MDSRRIRNFSIIAHVDHGKSTLADRILQLTHAVSEREMREQFLDSLELERERGITIKASAVRVEYQAKDGQAYVFNLIDTPGHVDFTYEVSRALAAVEGVLLVVDASQGVEAETLAKFYMALEHGHVMIPVINKIDLPNARPLEVALEVEEVLGLPADEAIFASGKTGEGVEEILEAIVTRIPPPQGDPEAPLKALIFDSLYDAYQGVIPYLRLFEGRVRPGDRIRIYSTGKEFTVDKVGIFTPQGLISVEELTAGEVGWLVAAIRDIHDVQVGDTITHAHRPTDAPYPGFRPAKPVVFAGLYPVDSGDYNRLRDALEKLKLNDAALSFEPETSTALGFGFRCGFLGLLHAEIVQERLEREFGLELIATAPSVVYKVRLKDGEEMEVLNPADLPDPTKIEEILEPYVKLTVFTPEEYVGAIMQLVQEKRGRLVNMTYLPGETKRVELVYQVPFAEILYDFHDRLKSLSRGYASMDYEQMGYQPGDLVKVNVLVHGEPVDALTFIAHRDKAYAMARAMVDKLAEVIPRQLFEVPIQAAIGGKIIARATVKALRKDVLAKCYGGDVTRKKKLLEKQKEGKKRLKAIGKVEVPQEAFLAVLSAGRNEP
- a CDS encoding GGDEF domain-containing protein; the protein is MAPGIWAGLVGLYWRLALLPAVWIPVVALYGDRVMYWATALYWGSLVFAYTLGKVTGKDRLAVALHLGVALLTSLMSLVAPPEVVVRGLSGEDWRLGVMAFYTVGAYAFAAFAGWPGLGLGLAFGLLAPWPQEETRFLVAAGGLLAGIGGLSVAAMIQRLQALQSLIQSEALTDPLTGLANRRSLERDFSRLQALAAREGLSLVLSLWDLDNLKAVNDREGHQAGDAHLLRFAQILREEVREGDALYRVGGDEFVGLHLGLRDGASLEARVHARFPSVSVGFCPVEGRELLQALEAADGLMYLKKEKRGRLP
- a CDS encoding acyl-CoA dehydrogenase family protein yields the protein MDLDKPVQELARRFARERILPQARLLDQEARFPWPLFREAAGLGFPVLLVPEELGGAGLGPRALALVAEELAYACTGVAAALLLNNLVADALLLSRSPYARGFLPRLKEEVASYALTEPHAGSDVAAIRTRAEKVAGGYRLHGRKTWISHAPEAAFFVVFAKVAEGREGIAAFLVERGVGVEVGPPLPKLGQRASPAAEVYLDGAFVPEEGLIAREGFSLAMQVFNRSRPMVAALAVGLLQRALDEALAYAAMREAFGKPLLEHEGVGFKLAEMHMDLEAARLLTLKAAERAEEGEENALEAATAKAFAADAAVRGVSEALQVFGGNGYSEEYPLAKLYRDAKVLQIYEGTSEIQRLIILRELARRRIWQNR